The following coding sequences lie in one Zingiber officinale cultivar Zhangliang chromosome 2B, Zo_v1.1, whole genome shotgun sequence genomic window:
- the LOC122047425 gene encoding very-long-chain aldehyde decarbonylase GL1-9-like: MVFWEGYVSDEFMGTFAPIIIYWLYAGLYQLLPRLDEYRLHTRKEEEQKNLVALPTVVKGVLLQQLVQAAIAQVLFLVTSEASTLGDPVQPSIPVQMFQIFVAMLIMDAWQYFVHRYMHQNKFLYRHIHSQHHRLVVPYAIGALYNHPLEGLLLDTLGGAISFLVSGMTPRTSVFFFSFATIKTIDDHCGLWLPGNIFHIFFQNNTAYHDIHHQLQGSKYNYSQPFFSIWDKMLGTYMPYNLVPRPGGGLEARPLRD, encoded by the exons ATGGTGTTTTGGGAAGGGTACGTTAGTGATGAGTTCATGGGCACATTCGCTCCTATCATCATTTACTGGCTTTATGCTGGTTTGTACCAGCTGTTGCCACGGTTGGACGAGTATCGTTTGCACACCAGAAAGGAAGAGGAACAGAAAAATCTGGTGGCGTTGCCGACAGTGGTCAAGGGTGTACTCCTGCAACAACTCGTTCAAGCTGCCATTGCACAAGTGCTCTTTTTG GTGACTTCAGAGGCAAGCACATTGGGTGATCCTGTTCAACCATCAATTCCTGTTCAAATGTTTCAGATCTTTGTAGCAATGTTAATAATGGATGCATGGCAGTATTTTGTGCATCGGTACATGCATCAGAATAAGTTCTTGTATCGGCATATTCACTCTCAGCATCATCGCCTGGTTGTCCCTTacgcaatcggagctctctataACCATCCATTGGAAGGCCTCCTTCTTGATACCTTAGGGGGTGCCATCTCATTCCTGGTTTCCGGGATGACACCGCGCACTTCTGTTTTCTTTTTCAGCTTTGCTACAATCAAGACCATCGATGATCACTGTGGACTTTGGTTGCCTGGTAACATCTTCCACATCTTCTTTCAGAATAACACAGCATACCATGACATCCACCACCAGCTTCAAGGATCCAAGTATAATTACTCGCAGCCTTTCTTCTCGATTTGGGACAAAATGTTAGGGACCTACATGCCATACAACTTGGTTCCTCGCCCAGGCGGTGGTTTGGAGGCAAGGCCTTTGAGAGACTGA